Proteins encoded together in one Bos javanicus breed banteng chromosome 6, ARS-OSU_banteng_1.0, whole genome shotgun sequence window:
- the TMA16 gene encoding translation machinery-associated protein 16: protein MPKAPKGKSVGQEKKVIHPYSRKAAQITRKAHKQEKKEKLKNEKALRLNLIGEKLQWFQNHLDPKKVGYSKRDACELIERYLNRFSSELEQIELRNSFKDRQGRRHCSREAAIRQTLEREQRQYQAHGLEIPDILNADNLKTFREWDFDLKKLPNIKMRNVCASDAVPKKCKKKAVTTIDGDLGELELKDESSDTDEEMTAVA, encoded by the exons CCTAAAGCACCAAAGGGAAAAAGTGtaggacaggaaaaaaaagtcatccaTCCATATAGTAGAAAAGCAGCTCAAATTACAAGAAAGGcccacaaacaagaaaaaaaggaaaa ATTGAAGAATGAAAAGGCATTGCGTCTCAACCTTATTG GTGAAAAACTGCAGTGGTTTCAAAATCATCTTGATCCCAAAAAAGTAGGATATTCAAAAAGAGATGCTTGTGAATTAATTGAAAG GTATTTGAATCGATTCAGCAGCGAGCTGGAGCAGATTGAGTTGCGGAACAGCTTCAAGGACAGGCAGGGCCGGAGGCACTGCTCTCGGGAGGCGGCCATCAGGCAGACCCTGGAGCGGGAGCAGCGGCAGTACCAGGCCCACGGCCTCG agaTTCCAGACATTTTAAATGCAGATAATCTGAAAACGTTTCG GGAATGGGATTTTGATCTGAAGAAATTGCCAAACATTAAAATGAGAAACGTCTGTGCTAGTGATGCAGTGCCCAAGAAGTGTAAGAAGAAAGCTGTGACAACTATAGATGGAGATTTAGGGGAATTGGAACTGAAAGATGAGTCCAGtgacacagatgaggaaatgactGCGGTGGCTTAA